A stretch of the Aegilops tauschii subsp. strangulata cultivar AL8/78 chromosome 4, Aet v6.0, whole genome shotgun sequence genome encodes the following:
- the LOC109734868 gene encoding BEL1-like homeodomain protein 7 — translation MSNYYSSPGDERDPQTMYSPDTGNASYPVPSALGNLLYSNNASSGPYTEFSGIIQPQQNFMELHGHPSEHSSSREPPNMVTSLTEQSSFAPVKDMRNEMLMHFMDGAQSGGGGGDLIHNDAHSSAQLDFGLLNNPSSASVPSAPGQGLSLSLNTHILAPSYPYWSPKPDLLATQSYQGDENGMKNMQSEASRAIRNSKYLKAAQELLDEIVSVWKSIKQNAQKDKVEAGKMDGKDADEVLKSEGVSSNPQESTANAEPEISAAEKQELQNKMAKLLAMLDEVDRKYKHYFHQMQIVVSSFDMIAGSGAAKPYTAVALQTISRHFRCLKDAINDQVNVIRKKLGEEDNSSGREGKLTRLRYIDQQLRQQRAFQQYGMLQQNAWRPQRGLPENSVSILRAWLFEHFLHPYPKDSEKLMLARQTGLTRSQISNWFINARVRLWKPMIEDMYKEETGEAELDSNSSSDNLPRSKDKMASCEDKEDLKCSMSQGQAYQTGEFKANMEMAGLTGAPSSFHNEANSDDGFMNLLLKDQRPGEADGGLLHGDESARFMAYHLAELGGYQNSNVSLTLGLQHAENNLSAPNAHRPGFTAGGEEDIYNTAAAHPGAGAAVASSDYESTNQLDQRQQFEPSPLLHDFVA, via the exons ATGTCTAATTATTACTCAAGCCCAGGTGACGAAAGGGACCCGCAAACCATGTACTCACCAGACACGGGAAATGCGTCGTATCCCGTGCCGTCAGCCCTGGGGAACTTGCTCTATTCAAACAATGCATCTTCTGGACCATACACGGAATTCAGTGGCATTATCCAGCCTCAGCAGAATTTCATGGAGCTGCATGGCCATCCTTCAGAACATTCATCATCAAGGGAACCTCCTAACATGGTCACCTCGCTTACAGAGCAAAGCTCCTTCGCTCCTGTCAAAGATATGAGGAATGAGATGTTAATGCATTTCATGGATGGTGCACagagtggtggtggtggtggtgatctCATCCACAATGATGCCCATAGCAGCGCACAGCTTGATTTCGGCTTGTTGAACAACCCCAGTTCGGCGAGTGTTCCATCAGCACCAGGCCAAGGATTGTCCCTGAGCCTCAACACACATATCCTGGCACCTTCATACCCATACTGGTCCCCAAAGCCTGACTTACTGGCAACCCAATCTTACCAGGGTGATGAAAACGGAATGAAGAATATGCAGTCGGAGGCCTCACGGGCAATCAGGAATTCAAAGTATCTAAAGGCAGCACAAGAATTGCTTGACGAGATCGTCAGTGTTTGGAAGAGTATAAAGCAAAACGCGCAGAAAGACAAGGTTGAAGCAGGAAAAATGGATGGCAAAGACGCCGATGAGGTGTTGAAAAGTGAGGGGGTATCTTCTAACCCACAGGAGTCTACTGCCAATGCGGAACCTGAGATTTCTGCGGCTGAGAAACAAGAGCTCCAGAATAAGATGGCGAAACTTTTGGCCATGCTGGATGAG GTTGACCGAAAGTACAAGCATTATTTCCATCAAATGCAAATTGTAGTGTCGTCTTTCGATATGATTGCTGGGTCTGGAGCTGCCAAACCTTATACCGCAGTTGCCCTTCAGACAATATCGCGGCATTTCCGATGTCTGAAGGATGCTATCAACGACCAGGTTAATGTTATCCGAAAGAAACTGGGAGAGGAGGATAATTCATCGGGTAGAGAGGGCAAGTTAACTCGCCTCCGTTACATTGATCAGCAGTTAAGGCAACAACGAGCTTTCCAACAGTATGGTATGCTACAGCAAAATGCCTGGAGGCCACAGAGGGGACTGCCTGAAAACTCAGTTTCAATTCTTCGTGCTTGGCTGTTTGAACACTTCCTTCACCC GTATCCAAAAGATTCAGAAAAGCTAATGCTAGCGAGGCAAACTGGTTTAACAAGAAGTCAG ATTTCGAACTGGTTCATCAATGCCCGTGTCCGCCTATGGAAACCGATGATCGAAGACATGTACAAAGAAGAGACCGGGGAGGCAGAGCTCGACTCAAACTCCTCCTCGGACAACTTACCAAGAAGCAAGGACAAAATGGCGTCTTGTGAAGACAAGGAAGATCTGAAATGCTCCATGAGCCAGGGTCAGGCTTACCAAACCGGTGAATTCAAAGCCAACATGGAGATGGCGGGTCTCACCGGAGCGCCGTCCAGCTTCCACAACGAGGCAAACTCTGACGACGGCTTCATGAACCTGCTGTTGAAGGACCAAAGACCGGGTGAGGCGGACGGCGGTCTCCTCCATGGCGACGAGAGCGCGCGGTTCATGGCCTACCATTTGGCGGAGCTCGGGGGATATCAGAACAGCAATGTGTCGTTGACGCTAGGATTGCAGCACGCCGAGAACAACCTTTCTGCTCCGAACGCTCACCGGCCAGGGTTCACGGCCGGCGGGGAGGAAGATATCTACAACACCGCCGCGGCTCATCCCGGCGCTGGCGCCGCCGTGGCCTCTTCGGACTATGAGTCGACGAACCAGCTGGATCAACGGCAGCAGTTTGAGCCGTCGCCCCTGCTGCACGATTTCGTGGCCTGA